CTGGAAGCGGAAAAGGGTTCGGAAAGGGCTTGGCCGGGCAGCGGATTTTTCATATTGGCAGTGCTATTGATACTCGGACGGTCCCATAGCTCAACTGGATAGAGTAACGGATTTCTACTCCGTGGGTTGCAGGTTCGAATCCTGCTGGGATCGCCAGTTACGCCTTCGTTTTCAATCCCGCCGTTCGATTGGACGACGCTTTCAAATATTCCGGACCGCCACCGCAAATTGGCCTGCCTGCTCAGCATTGGCGTTCGCCTGAACATTCGTGAACCGACCCCGGAAATAACAGGCCTGCAAAACGATATGAGAAGGTCGAGCTTCACCTTCTCGGCCTGCGACGCCGCGATCATAAATTAACCATGTCGCCCCCCGCGACCTTCAAGAATATCGCTTCACCGCATTGTTCGGATGAACGCGGGGTGAATTTGCAGAAAACGGAGGTCGGCGGCGGCGGCTTGGCCAAACTCTGCAAGTTCGTGCTAGATTTTGATGAATTTTGGGATGGCAGGACATGAAGCACGAGACCGGGCTCGGCTCGAAGCCGGACAAGAAGGCCATCGCCAACGCCATCCAGCGCTATCTGGACGCCAACGGACTGGCGCGGAAGGACCTCATTCGCGAACACCTGTCGAAATCATCGATCGAGAAGCTGTTTCAGGGCGATTTCACCGAGCGCACCCTGAACAAGGTCGAGGGCCTTCTGAAAACCAGCTTTCAAAGGCCGCCCGCGGTCAAGGACACCGCCGCGAAATCGGTCGGCGGCTATGTCTTCGATGCCGTCGAATATCTGCAAGGCGACTATCTCTGCGTTCGCCCGATGTTCGCCAACCCCGCCAACTTCAATGCCTATCTGATTACGATCGCCTGGAACGACGAGCAGAATTGCCTCGTCTTCGAGGAGAAATCGCGCTTCGACGGCAAATACAGGCAGCAGGGCACGGTCTATATTCCGTTCGGCACCGCGTTCATGAATCTCGTGAGTTCGAGCGCGGGCAACGTCCGGACCATCCTGCTGTCGCTGCCGGATTCCGAAGACATGATGCGCGGCATCATCTCGACGCTCTCCAACCCCAAGGGCTCGATCTACATTCCCGTTGCCGCCCCGATCGTGCTGCGCAAATTGCAACCTGGGGAAACGCCGGAGCTCGGCGTGATCTCGCGGGACAACAGCCGCTATGGCGAATACCAGTCCTGGCTGGCGACCGTGCTGACCGAGGAATTCGGAATCTTCGCCGTTCCGCAGCCGTCCACGCCACGGAAGAGCAAGCGCGCCGTCAAACGCTGATAGCGACTGCGCTGCACGAAATTCGCCAAGGCGAAGCCTTGCGCCACCAATGAAAAGGCCCCGAATCGCTCCGGGGCCTTTTGCCTATCATCAAGCCCTCGCGGGCGATTTTGCGACGCGTCAGTAGCCGCAGGAGAAGCAGCGCGGCGGCGTCGCCACATAATATTCGCGCGCGGGCGCGACCATCTCGACACGCTGGCGGGTGGCGTATTGCGGCGGGGTGCGCTCGTACTGCACGCCTTCAGGCGCTACCATCACGGTCTGCGGCACCATGACGGTCCGGTACTGCGCCGGCGTGCGATGCGCGATGACGGCGCCGGGCGACACCATCACGGTTTCCTCGACGGTGCGGTACTGCGGCGGCATACTGCGGCGGCACGACCTGGCGCTGATAGCAGGTGGCGCAGGGCTGCGGCGGCGGCACATAACAGCCCTGACATTGCGCAGACGCCGCGGTCGGAAGCGCGACTCCCGCAACGGCCGAAGCGATCAGTGCTGCATATAGGCGTGACATGGTCATTGGGTGCCTTCCCCGCGTGGCTTGAAAAAAATGCTGATCGGCAAAGTGTTTTGCGGCTTCGATCGTCGACGAGAGAGGCAAATTTCCCTTTAAGGGAAATCATTAACAAAATGCTTCCGGAAGGTTTATTCCCGGAACAGGCGGCCATTGCCGGATTGAACAGCGCGAACTGGCCCTGCCCTCGGGAAATGCCCATACTGGACCAAGCACTACGCACCCCAAGAACCCGATCGTTGGAACCCGATGCCCCGCTCAGCTCCTCGCGTTCGATTCACCTTCGCGGTTTGCGCCGCGCTCGTGTGCAGCCCTGCCGGCGTGACCGCGCAGTCTCCGCTCCACACCCAACCCGGTCAAAAGGAAAAGCAGAAGCTCGCCGAACAGATCGCCGCCGAGGGCCTCAACTGCCCCAGGGTCGGCGTGGTCGACGATGCCGGCAAGGACGACCGCGGCACGATGATCCGCATCCACTGCCGCTCCCTGAACGGCTCTGCCAGTTGGGACGTCCGCGGCATCGCTGCCAAGGGCGCCGCCGGCCTTCGTTTCGAGGCCTGGTGAAGCTCCTCAATAGCGCGCATTGTTTCGCGCCATTGGACCCGAACGGCGGCGATCCAAATCCTGCTATAGTCGGCGGAGGCCAGCCGGACACGCCAACATGAAGAACGGGCTCTACTCGGTTCACATCCAGATGGGCGACGGCGTCAAGGGGCGGGCCAGCGGGGTGATCGTGCTTCGCGACGGCCGGATCTATGGCGGCGATCCCTATTTCTGGTCGGTAGGCTCCTACACGGTCAGGGACGGTACCTGGAAGGGCGATCTCGTCACCAACCAGCACACACCCTACCGCGACCCCACCGCGCGGCCGGTCTTCGGCGGCCGCGAGGTCACGACCGGTTTTTCCGGAACCTGGCGCGACGATACTTCCGAGGTGTTCGGCACCTCGCTGGTGGGCACAAGGAGCATCAGTTTTCACGCGACACTGCGCCGGTTGACCGACTGACGCCGTTCGAGTCGGGACAGCATCGTTGCCGAAACGGACAGGCGGGATCACGCGTTTAGAATCCGGGATAACTTTCGCCATCGCGTGTCCGTAGCGGGTGAAGTTGTCGTATTTTTGTAGCTCGTGATCTGTCGCCTTCGTTATTGAGTTTCGGAGGAGCCGGAAGGCGTGGACGGTTCCGCCGGTTTGGTCATGCCATGGATATTGGTGGCAGGTTAGCCCCTCGGGTTGGTTTCTTTGTTTGACTTGAAGCCCGTTTCTCCGCCCCGACCCGCGCTATCTCGACGGCGGCGCGCGCAGGAGCGGTCAAGGACGCGCACTTGCGCGCCCGTAAGGGCTTGTCCTTGACGGCTCCGAGCACGCTGCCAGGCTGAGGCGCGTCGGGGCTGATCTGCTGTCCATCGGCGGCAAACCTCGCCAATCGGTGCGGGCCAAGGAACACGCCCACGGTGCCATCGGGATACCCGTGAACCCGCACCACGGCCTTGACGAAGTGGGGCCTGAGCCGGCTCTCCGGCAACTGCAGCCGCCGGCCGCTCCATGCGATCGTGTTGTCGTTGGCGACGGTTCGCTCTTCGATCACGCACAGCGCTTCGCGCCAGGCCTCGTGCCGGTCGGCTACGAACGCCGTGCCTTGCTGTTCGGCCACGATCGCAAACGCCGCATTATGCTCGGCGATGTAATGCGCCTTCAACCACGCATTGGCGGCCTCGACCGTCCTGATCCCGGCGAGCCGCAGATCCTTCGGCAGCCGGCCCTGCAGCGTGCCGAACACCCGCTCTGAACGCCCGCGCGCCTGCGGCGAATAGGCCGCGATATGCTCGATCCCAAGATGCGATAAAGCCCGTCCCACCTGGGTTTGTTGCGTCTTCGAGACCTTCGCGCCGGCCTTCGGGGTGTAGAAGTAATGGCTGCCGCGATCGGTGTAGAGCGCGCAGAACAGACCACGCTCGCCAATCACCTCGCCCAAGGCCCGGAACGTCGACGCCGTCCCTTCTTCCTCGACCAGCAGCATCGAGTAGATCTCGCTCGTCGCATCGTCCATCGTGACGATCAGGTCCATCGCCGGCAGACCTTCGATCCAGACGTGGCGCGACCCGTCCTGGTGAAGCAGCATGCCCCGAAGCGGCCGGCGCGGACGCTTCTTGCGGTGCGCCGAACGCTTCGGCGCCTTCTGCACCAAGCCCGCAGCATGCAAGGCCAGCTTCGTCACCGTGTAGCCCAGCACATAGCCATGTCGCTTTTGCAGCTGCTCGTGGAAGTGCTTCACCGTGAAATCGGCGTACTTGTCCCGGAACAGCCCCAGCATCCGCTCCAGCTCTTCCTCCGGCGCACGCCTCGGTGATCGCCGGCCCATGCGCCGGTCGACCAGCCCGTCATCGCCCTCCGCCTCAAAGCGTTCCGCCCAACGTTGGAACGTCCGCACGTTGATCCCCAGAAGCTCAGACGCCGCCTCCTGCGTCAGCTCCTTCGCCTCAGTCCGATCCAGCAAACTCGAAAACCGCATCCGTCGTACACCCTCGTGAATGGATGCCGTGCCCATCGTGCCCCCTTTGTTCCGGGGCACCAAAAACACGACACTTCACGAGCTACAAACAGGCGACAGATCACGAGCTACTGACAAACTTTCGCCATCGCGTTGCGCCCGCGCACGGGTTGAGAAACACTGTCCCTCGGGGACGGGCGTACGGGGGCGTACCATGAGCAAGCAGGACGCGGGCTACGACTACAATCGCTACAGGATATTGCTGGCCGAAGCGGTCGACGAAACCAAGCGGCTGGAGCTGATCGAGCTCATGATCAGGGAGAAGGCCCGCGACAGGCTGGAGGCGCAGCGCACCTCCGATCGGGTTGCCATGACGGCGGCGACCGTATCCAGGATCCTCGGACCGATCGCCGGAAGCCGCCGCGACAGTTTCAAGTTCGATTAGGCGCCGTGCAAGCCGCTGACGCCGCACCATGGCGGCAAAGCGGCGCTCGCCATCATTTTTCCGTCGCATGCATCAGGACCGAGCCGACCAGAGCGACCAGCGCCAGGGC
The genomic region above belongs to Bradyrhizobium sediminis and contains:
- a CDS encoding GrlR family regulatory protein — protein: MKNGLYSVHIQMGDGVKGRASGVIVLRDGRIYGGDPYFWSVGSYTVRDGTWKGDLVTNQHTPYRDPTARPVFGGREVTTGFSGTWRDDTSEVFGTSLVGTRSISFHATLRRLTD
- a CDS encoding ISNCY family transposase; this encodes MRFSSLLDRTEAKELTQEAASELLGINVRTFQRWAERFEAEGDDGLVDRRMGRRSPRRAPEEELERMLGLFRDKYADFTVKHFHEQLQKRHGYVLGYTVTKLALHAAGLVQKAPKRSAHRKKRPRRPLRGMLLHQDGSRHVWIEGLPAMDLIVTMDDATSEIYSMLLVEEEGTASTFRALGEVIGERGLFCALYTDRGSHYFYTPKAGAKVSKTQQTQVGRALSHLGIEHIAAYSPQARGRSERVFGTLQGRLPKDLRLAGIRTVEAANAWLKAHYIAEHNAAFAIVAEQQGTAFVADRHEAWREALCVIEERTVANDNTIAWSGRRLQLPESRLRPHFVKAVVRVHGYPDGTVGVFLGPHRLARFAADGQQISPDAPQPGSVLGAVKDKPLRARKCASLTAPARAAVEIARVGAEKRASSQTKKPTRGANLPPISMA